ATCCTTCCCCAGTCAATTACTTTCAGTTCACCTACCCACCCCCCTATAATCTCTCTTTAGTCCCAAAGAAGGCCGacttaaaataatacttaaatgaCTGAAAAGTCTGTAAATATTACAATGATCAGATATAACAGCTTCTTGAGGCTGGGCAATAGGGCAGCAGGTAACTTGCACTGCACAGGGCccatccttagcatcccataaagtcacctgagctcaccaggaatgagccTTATCtaagacctgagtaccaccaggtttggtccccaaacaaacaagatataGGAGCACTTCAAAGATACCTACGTTCCAATATGCCACtgaactttttttgggggaaggggagttaggtcacacccagcggtgctgagGTTAcacctgcctctgtactcagaaattgctcctggcaatctcaggggaatatatggatgctgggattgaaccaccatccgtctgggttggctgcgtgcaaggcaaacaccctaccgctgtgctatttctctggcccctaaactttattttttaatgcactGATCAATATAAAAGGATTAAAGCCTATCCACACCCTGATTCCCTTACCTCCTCAGTggcatttttgttccttttgaatTCTTCCTTTGCCCAATCCCTTAAGTATCTGCGATCAGAATCATTTGGAACTTTCCGAATTGCTTGCAAAATTCTTCTATAGAGGAGAAGAACTTGTTGCCTTCTCATGAACtgttgaaggaagaagaaatgaccTTTATAAATGTACAGCCAACAGGTCTAAGGCACCTTAGCAACCAAAATGTAATCAGGCTCTGCTCTATGGTGCTGTTTTGAaacgagcaaaaaaaaaaaaaaaaaagcaaataaacttttctaaaatgtttgagggggcacacctggtgacgctcaggggttactcctggcttgggggaaccatatgggacgccgggagacagagccgcggtccgtcctgggctggcgcttgcaaggcagacgtcttacc
The Suncus etruscus isolate mSunEtr1 chromosome 4, mSunEtr1.pri.cur, whole genome shotgun sequence genome window above contains:
- the LYRM2 gene encoding LYR motif-containing protein 2; the encoded protein is MAASRLPPATLTLKQFMRRQQVLLLYRRILQAIRKVPNDSDRRYLRDWAKEEFKRNKNATEEDMIRMMITQGNLQLKELEKTLALAKS